The region CGGCGGTCAGCCCGTACTGGGTCTCCGCCCACTGCTGCGGGTTGGGCGGCAGGAGGAAGAACATGTTCTCCGGCAGCGCGCGGACGTCCGAACCGGTGTCCAGTTCGATCTTCACGTCGTAGGTGGTGATCGGCGGGAGGTTGTAGCGGGCGCGGACGACGTTGACCTCGTTCGGGGCGAGGACCGCGGTGGGCGTCGCCGACGGGCTGACCGAGCCGTAGTAGGCGGCGCGGTAGGAGTTGTTGCCCATCATCAGCGCGGCCGTCTTGTACGACGTCAGCACCCGGGCCGGCGCGGGGGCGCCCGAGGACCGGAGGACCTCGATCCACCGCTGCTCGTCGGCGAGGATGTCCGCGGTCGGGTCGGTCCAGTCGACCGGGGCGGTCGGCATGTTCGCGGACGGCACCGAGTAGTCGGCCTCAAGGGTGAGGCCGTTCTCGCCGACGAGGGAGAACTTGCCGTCGATCAGGAGGTCGGCGACGGCGAGCTCGAGGCGCTTCTTGATGGACAGGACGTGCGCGGCGACGTCGTCGTAGACGGCGTCGACGAGGTCCCGGGAGTCCATGCCGCGGTCGACGTTCTCGAGGATCGTCTCGAACTCGCCGACGATGTACTTCTGACCGAGCGGGAGGAGCTTGCCGGAGGTCGCGAACTGCGTGATCTCACGCGTGGCGACCTTCGTCTGGGCGTCCCACGCCCGGTAGGAGGCGGCGGCGACCCGACGGCGGGTTCCTCGCGTCTCCCACTTCACCGAGTTGATGGTTCGCTCCGGCATCACCGTGCGGGTGAGCTCGTAGTCGGCGGGAGTCTGGATCTCACGCGCGAACGCGTTGATCTCGGTGACGCTGATGTCGCGGAGCAGGAGCTCCAGCATGTCGTTCGGCATGTCGGTGTCTCCTGATCAGACCTTGTAGACGAACTGGGTGTTGGAGCCGTCCGCGACGTCCGTGGGGTCGAAGGCCACGGGCAGCTTCGCCACGTCGATCTGGCCGTGGACCATGAGGGGCGCTGCGAC is a window of Streptomyces ambofaciens ATCC 23877 DNA encoding:
- a CDS encoding major capsid protein, whose translation is MPNDMLELLLRDISVTEINAFAREIQTPADYELTRTVMPERTINSVKWETRGTRRRVAAASYRAWDAQTKVATREITQFATSGKLLPLGQKYIVGEFETILENVDRGMDSRDLVDAVYDDVAAHVLSIKKRLELAVADLLIDGKFSLVGENGLTLEADYSVPSANMPTAPVDWTDPTADILADEQRWIEVLRSSGAPAPARVLTSYKTAALMMGNNSYRAAYYGSVSPSATPTAVLAPNEVNVVRARYNLPPITTYDVKIELDTGSDVRALPENMFFLLPPNPQQWAETQYGLTADGLLLSQGGNPSIVREEAPGIVVTRGVQDDPPQVWTKGSAAALPVMYVPDIHIAATVW